From one Sphingomonas sp. BT-65 genomic stretch:
- a CDS encoding amidohydrolase family protein has translation MKALLLTAAALGVAVPAAAQTVAVTNARLVTGDGAAPLEGGTVVVRDGRVVAAGRGVAVPAGVTVVDAGGRWVTPGIFAGFTRMGIVEVDGVNETNDAGANSSPFNAAIDVVPAVNPRTSAITVNRAEGVTRAVVAPQARGSIFGGQGAIIDLGADMDAVTKARAFQFMEYGETGAARAGGSRPAAYAMLKNILFEVRDYARAPGSFADRGKDALLTRADAQALVPVVNGTVPLLVHVERASDILVMLDLKREMPGLKLVLVGATEGWTVARQIAAAKVPVLASALADLPASFEQLAATQSNIGRLQAAGVTVGIGMINDDEARQARLVKQYAGNLVALGKIPGAAGLDWGQAFAAISSKPAEAMGMGGEFGSLRPGRRGDVVIWDGDPLEIGTAAVRVFIDGVEQPLDTRQDKLKQRYFDPKEGALPKAYER, from the coding sequence ATGAAGGCGCTCCTTCTTACAGCGGCCGCGCTCGGCGTGGCGGTGCCGGCGGCGGCGCAGACCGTGGCTGTGACCAATGCCAGGCTGGTGACCGGTGACGGAGCGGCGCCGCTCGAGGGCGGCACGGTGGTGGTGCGCGATGGGCGCGTGGTCGCGGCTGGGCGCGGGGTCGCGGTACCGGCGGGCGTGACCGTCGTGGACGCGGGCGGACGCTGGGTGACGCCGGGCATCTTCGCGGGCTTCACGCGGATGGGCATCGTCGAGGTCGACGGAGTCAACGAGACCAACGACGCGGGCGCGAACAGCTCGCCGTTCAACGCGGCGATCGATGTGGTGCCCGCGGTCAACCCGCGGACCAGCGCGATCACCGTCAACCGCGCCGAGGGCGTGACGCGCGCGGTGGTCGCGCCGCAGGCGCGCGGGTCGATCTTCGGCGGGCAGGGCGCGATCATCGATCTTGGCGCCGATATGGACGCGGTGACCAAGGCGCGCGCCTTCCAGTTCATGGAATATGGCGAGACCGGCGCGGCGCGCGCCGGGGGCAGCCGCCCGGCCGCCTATGCGATGCTCAAGAACATCCTGTTCGAGGTGCGCGACTATGCCCGCGCGCCGGGCAGCTTCGCCGATCGCGGCAAGGATGCGCTGCTGACTCGCGCCGACGCGCAGGCGCTGGTGCCGGTGGTCAACGGCACGGTGCCGCTGCTGGTTCATGTCGAGCGAGCGTCCGACATCCTCGTGATGCTCGACCTCAAGCGCGAGATGCCGGGGCTCAAACTGGTGCTGGTCGGCGCGACCGAGGGCTGGACCGTGGCGCGGCAGATCGCGGCGGCGAAGGTGCCGGTGCTCGCCTCGGCGCTCGCCGACCTGCCGGCCTCGTTCGAGCAGCTCGCGGCGACCCAGTCGAACATCGGGCGGCTGCAAGCGGCAGGCGTGACCGTGGGTATCGGGATGATCAACGATGACGAGGCGCGGCAGGCGCGACTCGTCAAGCAATATGCCGGCAACCTCGTCGCTTTGGGCAAAATTCCGGGTGCGGCAGGGCTCGACTGGGGGCAGGCGTTCGCGGCGATCAGTTCGAAGCCGGCCGAGGCGATGGGGATGGGCGGCGAATTCGGCTCGCTGCGGCCTGGGCGGCGCGGTGACGTGGTGATCTGGGATGGCGACCCGCTCGAGATCGGAACCGCGGCCGTGCGCGTGTTCATCGACGGGGTCGAGCAACCGCTCGACACGCGCCAGGACAAGCTCAAGCAACGCTATTTCGATCCGAAGGAGGGTGCTTTGCCGAAGGCGTACGAGCGCTGA
- a CDS encoding TetR/AcrR family transcriptional regulator gives MVEAAREAFFARGFQAATIEDIAHTAGVSKVTVYSRFGDKETLFEEVIRVESGRMAAAFEDTLARGHTLEDQLNAFGIALAEFKYSEEHQAVDRVLMNEIAQIPELARRFYAAGPQLCFDRLSQVLGDAAAHGEIEIDDPMRAAEDICGLWLGAGDMGIKLGLEPLPSPQVIRAKVMRATRLFLKMVGSKP, from the coding sequence ATCGTCGAGGCGGCGCGCGAGGCATTCTTTGCGCGTGGCTTTCAGGCAGCGACGATCGAGGACATCGCGCACACGGCGGGCGTGTCCAAAGTGACCGTCTATAGCCGCTTCGGGGACAAGGAGACGCTGTTCGAGGAGGTGATCCGCGTCGAGAGCGGGCGGATGGCGGCGGCGTTCGAGGATACGCTGGCGCGCGGGCATACGCTGGAGGACCAGCTCAACGCATTCGGCATCGCGCTCGCCGAGTTCAAATATAGCGAGGAGCATCAAGCGGTCGACCGCGTGCTGATGAACGAGATCGCGCAGATCCCGGAACTCGCACGGCGCTTCTATGCGGCGGGTCCGCAGCTCTGTTTCGACCGGCTGTCGCAGGTGCTGGGCGATGCCGCGGCGCATGGCGAGATCGAGATCGACGACCCGATGCGCGCGGCGGAGGATATTTGCGGGCTGTGGCTGGGCGCTGGCGATATGGGGATCAAGCTGGGGCTCGAGCCCTTGCCCTCGCCGCAGGTGATCCGCGCCAAGGTGATGCGGGCGACGCGGCTATTTCTCAAGATGGTCGGATCGAAGCCGTGA
- a CDS encoding PhoX family phosphatase: MIESTDLAFGYSDGDVDTNNTANPTLNALIEQRYSRRDALRSGASAAAVAVFGGGVLAACDSANADADPFPNLISVGSSGATSSGRVVTLTGQATDNGAITSAWVQTSGPAATLIGANTANASFVAPSVSAQQTLIFQYSATDNAGQTTQGTTTVAVSPAVMGFTSIAKNRNDVVTVPAGYTVTVMTRLGDPIASGVAAYKNDGTDTNFAQRIGDHGDALYWYGLTAAGARDDNSSVRGLMVQNHENLNDQYLHPAGPTSPGGVRPEAEALKEIEAHGVSVTEYVEGANRAWSYVQNSTFNRRITPNTPVVFNGPVRGSAWLRTPFSTDGTAGRGTINNCANGHTLWGTNITCEENWAGYFRRSGDDAQRTARELVALRRYGVTSGSGSFGWSTVTPADATNTTFRRWDARAGVGGSATTDWRNEPNQFGWCVEFDPYDKTQAPRKRTALGRLGHEGAWYGKFIEGKKLAVYLGDDARGEYFYKFVTAASWTFADAQRADRLAVGDKYLDSGTLYVAKFNANGTGTWVPLVFGQVPNRPAQGSDIEYVFENQIDILVNTRLAGDAVGATKMDRPEWTATNNVTGEIYLTLTNNNATLRPLNGTDAANPRHYNDPRGATNTAQFGNPNGHILRLRETADDPAATSFAWDIYLFGADSTDSNSDVNISGLTANNDFSSPDGLWFSRPQNAGGLVNPLLWIQTDDGAFTDRTNNQMLVAMPGTTGDGASVTITNRGTGGATATQTTRRGALATDATLKRFLVGPVECEITGVDTTPDGRTLFVGIQHPGEGGTPAAPTSGWPATQATGTAPAGTRPRSAIVAITKNDGGVVAL, translated from the coding sequence ATGATCGAGAGCACCGATCTGGCCTTTGGCTATAGCGACGGCGACGTCGACACCAACAACACCGCCAATCCCACGCTCAACGCGCTGATCGAGCAGCGTTATTCGCGCCGTGACGCACTGCGTTCGGGCGCCTCGGCGGCGGCGGTCGCGGTGTTCGGCGGCGGCGTCCTCGCCGCGTGCGACAGCGCCAACGCCGATGCGGACCCCTTCCCCAACCTGATCTCGGTCGGCTCCTCGGGCGCCACCAGCTCGGGCCGCGTCGTCACGCTCACCGGTCAGGCGACCGACAATGGCGCGATTACCTCCGCCTGGGTGCAGACCAGCGGCCCCGCCGCCACGCTGATCGGCGCGAACACGGCGAACGCCAGCTTCGTCGCGCCGAGCGTGTCGGCGCAGCAGACGCTGATCTTCCAGTACAGCGCGACCGACAACGCGGGTCAGACGACCCAGGGCACGACCACCGTCGCCGTCAGCCCCGCAGTCATGGGCTTCACCTCGATCGCCAAGAACAGGAACGACGTGGTCACCGTCCCGGCGGGCTACACCGTCACCGTGATGACCCGTCTCGGCGATCCGATCGCTTCGGGCGTCGCAGCGTACAAGAATGACGGCACCGACACCAATTTCGCGCAGCGCATCGGCGACCATGGCGACGCGCTCTACTGGTACGGCCTCACCGCCGCCGGCGCGCGCGACGACAACAGCTCGGTGCGCGGCCTGATGGTCCAGAACCACGAGAACCTGAACGACCAGTATCTCCACCCGGCCGGCCCGACCAGCCCGGGCGGCGTCCGCCCGGAGGCGGAAGCGCTCAAGGAGATCGAGGCGCACGGCGTGTCGGTCACCGAATATGTCGAGGGGGCGAACCGCGCCTGGAGCTATGTCCAGAACTCGACCTTCAACCGCCGCATCACGCCGAACACGCCGGTCGTGTTCAACGGCCCTGTGCGCGGTAGCGCATGGCTGCGTACGCCCTTTTCGACCGACGGCACCGCGGGCCGCGGCACGATCAACAACTGCGCCAACGGCCACACTTTGTGGGGCACCAACATCACCTGCGAGGAGAATTGGGCCGGCTATTTCCGCCGCAGCGGCGACGATGCCCAGCGTACTGCGCGCGAGCTGGTCGCGCTGCGCCGCTATGGCGTGACCAGCGGCAGCGGCAGCTTCGGCTGGTCGACCGTGACCCCCGCGGATGCGACGAACACCACCTTCCGCCGCTGGGACGCACGCGCCGGCGTGGGCGGCTCGGCGACGACCGACTGGCGCAACGAGCCGAATCAGTTCGGCTGGTGCGTCGAGTTCGATCCCTATGACAAGACCCAGGCACCGCGTAAGCGCACCGCGCTCGGCCGCCTCGGCCACGAGGGCGCGTGGTACGGCAAGTTCATCGAGGGCAAGAAGCTCGCGGTTTATCTCGGCGACGATGCGCGCGGCGAGTATTTCTACAAGTTCGTGACCGCCGCCTCGTGGACCTTCGCCGACGCGCAGCGCGCCGATCGTCTGGCGGTGGGCGACAAGTATCTCGACAGCGGCACGCTCTATGTCGCCAAGTTCAACGCGAACGGCACCGGCACCTGGGTGCCGCTGGTGTTCGGCCAGGTTCCGAACCGCCCGGCACAGGGCAGCGACATCGAATATGTGTTCGAGAACCAGATCGACATCCTCGTCAACACCCGGCTGGCGGGCGACGCGGTCGGCGCGACCAAGATGGACCGTCCGGAATGGACCGCGACCAACAACGTGACCGGCGAGATCTATCTCACCCTCACCAACAACAATGCCACGCTGCGTCCGCTGAACGGCACCGACGCCGCCAATCCGCGCCACTATAACGACCCGCGCGGCGCGACGAACACGGCACAGTTCGGCAACCCCAACGGCCATATCCTGCGCCTGCGCGAGACTGCCGATGATCCCGCCGCGACCAGCTTCGCATGGGACATCTACCTGTTCGGTGCCGACTCGACGGATTCGAACAGCGACGTCAACATCTCCGGCCTGACCGCCAACAACGACTTCTCCAGCCCCGACGGCCTGTGGTTCTCGCGGCCGCAGAATGCCGGTGGCCTGGTCAATCCGTTGCTGTGGATCCAGACCGACGACGGCGCCTTTACCGATCGCACCAACAACCAGATGCTCGTCGCGATGCCGGGCACGACCGGCGACGGCGCGTCGGTGACGATCACCAACCGCGGCACCGGCGGCGCCACCGCGACCCAGACCACGCGCCGCGGCGCGCTGGCCACCGACGCGACGCTCAAGCGCTTCCTGGTCGGCCCGGTCGAGTGCGAGATCACCGGCGTCGACACGACCCCGGACGGGCGCACGCTGTTCGTCGGTATCCAGCACCCGGGCGAGGGCGGCACACCGGCCGCACCGACCAGCGGCTGGCCGGCGACCCAGGCCACCGGCACTGCCCCGGCGGGCACGCGTCCGCGCTCGGCGATCGTCGCGATCACCAAGAACGACGGCGGCGTGGTCGCCCTCTGA
- the gspD gene encoding type II secretion system secretin GspD has protein sequence MPNPIRNTALTLALVAMTAQPILAQESEAADIVVNMRGVEIADVADQISRLTGRTLILDPAVKGTVTVTSASPLSPSGVWELFLSVLRANGFAAVRSGRAWRIVPAGNAVRDGGVPSRGASGQELITRMIRLSNVPSAEAARVARPLVASFGSVEPLAQPNAVVVTDYADNVRRIEGILRALDGNGSGLTFATIALRNGSALDVAQALQGVLGDPASGGARVAADARSNTVIVRGTPTAVADARRMIASLDAPGGATPMTRVFRLNYADAESVTEVLRGVLGQEATTNNAVARSLSDRRGGYRSPTSVLGGMVASGGSNPADTAAAAASAALQAQQTQLGQQRTETPQGFSTPELTVQPSPDINAVVVRGTPSAIATIEPLITDLDVRRPQVLIEAAIAEITGEEAEALAVQLGTSGAVLNQIEGAATSFSNAGPSLGQILDALDVPFAAALGPGLTANIAIGDSFSILVQALGTSSKSNLLSTPQITTLDNKVGEFVVAQEVPFVTGSILPSGGGDVNPYTSIERKDVGITLKVLPRINAGDTIRLEVAQEASSIAATQLTQASDLITNRRAINTTVLVDNGQTIVLGGLTSDDYGQVKSQVPILGDIPILGELFKSRRESRNKRTLFIFLKPTILRNGEDAAAMAKAKYARLRSEELDLNTPSNLLLKPLKPRLTLEIDGIY, from the coding sequence GTGCCCAATCCGATCCGCAACACCGCCCTCACCCTCGCGCTCGTCGCCATGACCGCGCAGCCTATCCTCGCGCAGGAAAGCGAGGCGGCGGATATCGTCGTCAACATGCGCGGGGTGGAGATCGCCGACGTCGCCGACCAGATCTCGCGCCTCACCGGCCGCACGCTGATCCTCGACCCGGCGGTCAAGGGCACCGTCACCGTCACCTCGGCGAGCCCGCTTTCGCCCAGCGGCGTGTGGGAGCTGTTCCTCTCGGTGCTCCGCGCCAATGGTTTCGCGGCGGTCCGCTCGGGCCGCGCGTGGCGGATCGTGCCGGCGGGCAACGCCGTGCGCGACGGCGGCGTTCCCTCGCGCGGCGCTTCCGGCCAGGAACTGATCACGCGCATGATTCGCCTGTCGAACGTGCCCTCGGCGGAGGCGGCACGCGTTGCCCGGCCGCTGGTCGCGAGCTTCGGCAGCGTCGAGCCGCTGGCCCAGCCCAACGCGGTGGTCGTCACTGACTATGCCGACAATGTCCGCCGCATCGAGGGCATCTTGCGCGCGCTCGACGGCAATGGCAGCGGCCTCACCTTCGCCACTATCGCGCTGCGCAACGGCAGCGCGCTCGATGTCGCGCAGGCGCTGCAGGGCGTGCTCGGGGACCCCGCCTCGGGCGGCGCGCGCGTCGCGGCCGATGCGCGCAGCAACACCGTGATCGTGCGCGGCACGCCGACCGCGGTCGCCGATGCGCGCCGCATGATCGCCTCGCTCGACGCGCCGGGTGGCGCCACGCCGATGACGCGCGTGTTCCGCCTCAACTATGCCGACGCCGAATCGGTGACCGAGGTGCTGCGCGGCGTGCTCGGCCAGGAGGCGACGACCAACAATGCCGTCGCCCGCAGCCTCTCCGACCGGCGCGGCGGCTACCGCAGCCCCACCAGCGTGCTCGGGGGTATGGTCGCATCGGGCGGCAGCAATCCGGCGGACACCGCCGCTGCCGCCGCCAGCGCCGCGCTCCAGGCGCAGCAGACACAGCTCGGGCAACAGCGCACCGAAACCCCGCAGGGCTTTTCCACGCCCGAGCTCACCGTCCAGCCCTCGCCCGACATCAACGCGGTCGTCGTCCGCGGCACGCCCAGCGCGATCGCCACGATCGAGCCGCTGATCACCGATCTCGACGTCCGCCGCCCGCAGGTGCTGATCGAGGCCGCGATCGCCGAGATCACCGGCGAGGAGGCCGAAGCGCTCGCGGTCCAGCTCGGCACCAGCGGCGCGGTGCTCAACCAGATCGAGGGCGCAGCGACCTCGTTCAGCAATGCCGGCCCCTCGCTGGGTCAGATCCTCGACGCGCTCGACGTGCCGTTCGCCGCCGCGCTCGGCCCGGGTCTCACCGCCAATATCGCGATTGGCGACAGCTTCTCGATCCTCGTCCAGGCGCTCGGCACCTCGTCCAAGTCGAACCTGCTCTCGACGCCGCAGATCACCACGCTCGACAACAAGGTCGGCGAGTTCGTCGTCGCGCAGGAAGTGCCGTTCGTGACGGGCTCGATCCTGCCCAGCGGCGGGGGCGACGTGAATCCCTACACCTCGATCGAGCGCAAGGATGTCGGCATCACGCTCAAAGTGCTGCCCCGCATCAATGCGGGCGATACCATCCGGCTCGAGGTCGCGCAGGAAGCCTCGTCGATCGCCGCCACCCAGCTTACGCAGGCAAGCGACCTCATCACCAATCGCCGCGCGATCAACACCACCGTGCTTGTCGACAATGGCCAGACGATCGTACTCGGCGGCCTCACCTCGGACGATTACGGCCAGGTCAAGAGCCAGGTGCCGATCCTCGGCGACATCCCGATCCTCGGCGAGCTGTTCAAGAGCCGCCGCGAAAGCCGCAACAAGCGCACGCTGTTCATCTTCCTCAAGCCCACCATCCTGCGCAACGGCGAGGACGCGGCGGCGATGGCCAAGGCAAAATATGCCCGGCTGCGCAGCGAGGAGCTGGATCTCAACACCCCGAGCAACCTGCTGCTCAAACCGCTCAAGCCGCGGCTGACGCTGGAGATCGACGGGATTTACTGA
- a CDS encoding type II secretion system protein N: MIRLPDLSPRQARTALDIATAAVVVSVAIALAGLTWRIAGHASTGAVTVPSGARPVAQPADVTAALAFAPFGKGAITDASQATALPLKLRGVFAASPADLSVAYIEVGGEPAKPFRIGEAPGGGTIEGILRDRVLLRVNGRIEFLAFPDPTLTADQQAAAAAQPAPQQTQAAQPPASAAQLSPNAVALSSALVSGLTPVPGGVQIGAGAPPGLQQGDVITSVNGRAINTQGQAANALAAAQSLGSVQIQITRDGKPVTLTVPTR; this comes from the coding sequence ATGATCCGCTTGCCCGATCTCTCGCCGCGTCAGGCGCGCACCGCGCTCGACATCGCGACCGCGGCGGTCGTGGTTTCGGTCGCCATCGCGCTCGCCGGCCTTACCTGGCGGATCGCGGGCCATGCCAGCACCGGCGCGGTCACCGTGCCCTCGGGCGCTCGGCCGGTGGCGCAGCCCGCCGACGTCACCGCCGCACTCGCCTTCGCGCCGTTCGGCAAGGGCGCGATCACCGACGCCTCGCAGGCCACCGCACTCCCGCTCAAGCTGCGCGGCGTGTTCGCCGCCTCCCCCGCCGACCTGTCGGTCGCCTATATCGAGGTGGGCGGCGAGCCTGCGAAGCCGTTCCGCATCGGCGAGGCGCCGGGCGGCGGCACGATCGAGGGTATCCTGCGCGATCGCGTGCTGCTGCGCGTCAATGGCCGCATCGAATTCCTCGCGTTCCCCGATCCAACGCTGACCGCCGACCAGCAGGCAGCCGCCGCGGCCCAGCCCGCGCCACAACAGACCCAGGCGGCCCAGCCGCCCGCCTCGGCCGCGCAGCTTTCGCCGAATGCCGTGGCGCTCTCCTCGGCGTTGGTCTCCGGCCTGACCCCCGTTCCTGGAGGCGTGCAGATTGGCGCCGGCGCTCCCCCGGGGCTTCAGCAAGGCGACGTCATCACCTCCGTCAACGGTCGGGCGATCAACACCCAGGGCCAGGCCGCTAATGCCCTCGCCGCCGCGCAGTCGCTCGGCTCCGTCCAGATCCAGATCACTCGCGATGGAAAGCCCGTGACGCTGACCGTCCCGACCCGCTAG
- the gspI gene encoding type II secretion system minor pseudopilin GspI — MKGEQGFSLIEALVALAVLAIATVGLVRATESHIDSTRAMERRAAAMWVAENRLAEIQLADPAANTRETELLGQQWRVQIARTRTDDGAIDKVRIQVFAKGERTPLASLDGFVEGSRA; from the coding sequence GTGAAGGGCGAACAGGGTTTCTCGCTGATCGAGGCGCTGGTCGCGCTCGCGGTGCTCGCCATCGCCACGGTCGGCCTGGTTCGCGCGACCGAAAGCCACATCGATTCGACTCGCGCGATGGAGCGCCGCGCCGCTGCGATGTGGGTGGCCGAGAACCGCCTCGCCGAGATCCAGCTCGCCGACCCCGCAGCCAACACGCGGGAAACCGAGCTGCTCGGCCAGCAATGGCGCGTCCAGATCGCACGCACGCGCACCGACGACGGGGCCATCGATAAGGTCCGCATCCAGGTATTCGCGAAGGGCGAGCGGACTCCGCTTGCATCGCTCGACGGCTTCGTCGAGGGCAGCCGCGCATGA
- a CDS encoding prepilin-type N-terminal cleavage/methylation domain-containing protein gives MRGERISNAERGMTLIEMLIVLVIIGIAAGGIALGVGAATRAPSVETEARRLALRLQAAADDAMIGDRILAFTAERHGYGFAAIGRDGSMKPLGDALAPHTLPAGITVTIDVQPPLLLGVDGGGKPMSALVENGADKWLVRYDGMTATATKVEAAS, from the coding sequence GTGCGGGGGGAGAGGATCAGCAACGCCGAGCGCGGCATGACGCTCATCGAGATGCTGATCGTGCTCGTCATCATCGGCATCGCCGCGGGCGGCATCGCGCTTGGCGTCGGCGCCGCGACTCGCGCACCTTCGGTCGAGACCGAAGCGCGCCGCCTCGCGCTCCGCCTCCAGGCCGCGGCCGACGACGCGATGATCGGCGACCGTATCCTCGCCTTCACCGCCGAGCGCCATGGCTACGGGTTCGCCGCGATCGGCCGTGACGGATCGATGAAGCCGCTCGGCGACGCGCTGGCGCCGCACACGCTGCCTGCCGGCATCACGGTCACGATCGACGTCCAGCCGCCCTTGCTGCTCGGCGTCGACGGCGGCGGCAAGCCGATGAGCGCGCTGGTCGAGAACGGCGCGGACAAGTGGCTGGTGCGCTATGACGGCATGACCGCCACCGCCACGAAAGTGGAAGCCGCGTCGTGA
- the gspG gene encoding type II secretion system major pseudopilin GspG: MKQFHDTVAVSASKGKRRRPVPHSEAGLTLLEMIVVLVIIAIVAGLVTMNVVGRPDQARVTTTKTNLASLSSALKMYRLDNGQYPTTEQGLKALAEKPVTPPVPAAWPEGGYVSENPVDAWGNPYVYSSAGSGFELKSLGKDGRPGGEGLDADLDAKGG, translated from the coding sequence TTGAAACAGTTCCATGACACCGTGGCAGTCTCGGCCTCGAAGGGCAAGCGCCGCCGCCCCGTCCCGCACAGCGAAGCCGGGCTCACTTTGCTCGAGATGATCGTCGTCCTCGTCATCATCGCGATCGTCGCGGGCCTCGTTACCATGAACGTCGTCGGCCGACCCGACCAGGCCCGCGTCACCACCACCAAGACCAATCTCGCGAGCCTGTCGAGCGCGCTCAAGATGTACCGTCTCGACAACGGCCAGTATCCGACCACCGAGCAGGGCCTCAAGGCGCTCGCCGAGAAGCCGGTCACGCCGCCCGTTCCCGCCGCATGGCCCGAAGGGGGCTATGTCTCGGAGAATCCGGTCGACGCCTGGGGCAATCCGTACGTCTATTCCTCGGCCGGCAGCGGCTTCGAGCTCAAGTCGCTCGGCAAGGACGGCCGGCCCGGCGGCGAGGGGCTCGACGCCGATCTCGACGCGAAGGGCGGATAA
- the gspL gene encoding type II secretion system protein GspL, giving the protein MTGQPISDPAEPRAGGVWTLSGGRPIIAEPDGPATLLVPSESVLLLVVDLPLGTHAKRVAALPFAIEDRIADPIDAVHIALGSEIAPKRYLVAVVRHARMREWVEIAEAEGLAHAAMVPDALALPVPDEGWTAEAGDGRVLVRSGDGTGFAISSALVGQAWEAAGRPRIWNAGSVPVGELPQEPRPAGGGGLAERLARPAVDLRQGVYARRAAGGSGWLKRLGWIAAAGIAAHTMIAAADAVMLRVIAERRADDTRAVVAQAAPGANLGEDLQASVTDMLPPPGVAGSRFVPLVTRTSNALAPLSSAVTARSMRFEGNALVMEIEPGEPGLAGRIRDAMRAAGVSADVAAGADGAVRLTVRA; this is encoded by the coding sequence ATGACCGGCCAACCCATTTCGGACCCCGCGGAGCCTCGCGCCGGCGGCGTGTGGACGCTGTCGGGCGGGCGGCCGATCATAGCCGAGCCGGACGGTCCTGCAACCTTGCTGGTGCCGAGCGAATCGGTGCTGCTCCTGGTGGTCGACCTTCCGCTCGGCACGCACGCCAAGCGCGTGGCGGCCTTGCCCTTCGCGATCGAGGATCGGATCGCCGATCCGATCGACGCGGTGCACATCGCGCTGGGCAGCGAGATCGCGCCGAAACGCTATCTGGTGGCGGTGGTCCGGCACGCGCGGATGCGTGAATGGGTCGAGATCGCGGAGGCCGAGGGGCTGGCGCATGCCGCGATGGTGCCCGACGCACTGGCACTGCCCGTGCCCGACGAGGGCTGGACCGCCGAGGCGGGTGACGGCCGCGTGCTGGTACGCAGCGGGGACGGGACTGGTTTTGCGATATCTTCGGCGCTGGTGGGGCAGGCCTGGGAAGCGGCTGGCCGGCCGCGCATCTGGAATGCCGGATCGGTGCCGGTTGGCGAGCTGCCGCAGGAGCCGCGCCCGGCGGGCGGCGGTGGATTGGCCGAGCGGTTGGCTAGGCCCGCGGTCGACTTGCGGCAGGGTGTCTATGCGCGGCGCGCGGCGGGCGGGAGCGGCTGGCTCAAGCGGCTGGGCTGGATCGCCGCGGCGGGAATCGCGGCCCATACGATGATCGCCGCGGCCGATGCGGTGATGCTGCGCGTGATCGCGGAACGTCGAGCGGACGATACGCGTGCGGTGGTGGCACAGGCCGCGCCGGGCGCGAATCTCGGCGAGGATCTGCAGGCCAGCGTGACGGACATGCTGCCGCCCCCTGGGGTGGCCGGCAGCCGGTTCGTGCCGCTGGTCACGCGCACCTCGAACGCGCTCGCGCCGCTGTCGAGCGCAGTGACGGCGCGTTCGATGCGGTTCGAGGGGAATGCATTGGTGATGGAGATCGAGCCGGGCGAGCCCGGGCTTGCCGGCCGCATCCGCGATGCGATGCGCGCGGCCGGGGTCAGCGCCGACGTGGCGGCGGGCGCGGACGGCGCGGTGCGTCTGACGGTGCGCGCATGA
- a CDS encoding type II secretion system protein M, translating into MSGVRITRSPTLDAWGARLSQWWSGLSSRERWMVGALGAILAALVLVFGIVKPLQAARAEALADIRTYETLTARVRAAGVLTPQGARPQQRSGTPAEAAQAAAGDAGITANVAPGGAGLTAQVAEAPYEAVVGWIADVERTTPLRARRVELRKGGAAGRVSATVEFAQ; encoded by the coding sequence ATGAGCGGGGTTCGCATCACGCGCAGCCCGACGCTCGATGCCTGGGGGGCGAGGCTCAGCCAGTGGTGGAGCGGGCTCAGCTCGCGCGAACGCTGGATGGTGGGCGCGCTGGGCGCGATCCTCGCCGCGCTGGTGCTGGTGTTCGGCATCGTCAAGCCGCTGCAGGCGGCGCGTGCTGAGGCGCTGGCCGATATCCGCACCTATGAGACGCTGACCGCGCGGGTGCGCGCGGCGGGGGTGCTGACCCCGCAGGGCGCGCGGCCGCAACAGCGCTCAGGTACTCCAGCTGAAGCCGCCCAAGCGGCTGCTGGCGATGCGGGGATCACGGCGAACGTCGCGCCGGGCGGCGCCGGGCTGACCGCGCAGGTCGCCGAGGCGCCTTATGAGGCGGTGGTCGGCTGGATCGCCGACGTCGAGCGCACCACGCCGCTGCGCGCGCGCCGGGTCGAGCTGCGCAAGGGCGGCGCGGCCGGGCGGGTGAGCGCGACCGTCGAGTTCGCGCAATGA